The Salipiger profundus genome has a segment encoding these proteins:
- a CDS encoding DUF3768 domain-containing protein translates to MTITAQPQTECPDPSVIAAQNDAFRKLACLGVPPAQPIQGRMHVTRSLMEAGDGFMAEAVKATGEFTTFEQDNDPEGWHDFGAVEIRGETVFWKIDLYEADSDFRYGAETPGNPVTTMRVLTVMLARDW, encoded by the coding sequence ATGACCATCACTGCACAGCCCCAGACAGAATGCCCGGATCCGAGTGTGATCGCCGCGCAGAACGACGCGTTCCGCAAGCTCGCGTGCCTTGGAGTGCCGCCCGCGCAGCCCATCCAAGGCCGGATGCATGTCACCCGCTCGCTCATGGAGGCCGGTGACGGCTTTATGGCCGAGGCGGTGAAAGCCACCGGTGAGTTTACCACCTTTGAGCAGGACAATGATCCCGAGGGATGGCATGATTTCGGAGCGGTCGAGATCCGGGGCGAGACCGTGTTCTGGAAAATCGATCTCTATGAAGCGGATTCGGATTTCCGCTACGGGGCCGAGACCCCGGGCAATCCCGTGACCACAATGCGCGTACTGACCGTCATGCTGGCGCGCGACTGGTAG
- a CDS encoding DUF6330 family protein, which yields MSRKEPKALRVACFEDGRRKIITFKRGAYWWSPSEGAYPLSAALESIKHQGGWIETIPNPNYRPKGLFG from the coding sequence ATGTCACGCAAGGAACCCAAGGCGCTGCGGGTGGCCTGCTTTGAAGACGGCCGCCGCAAGATCATCACCTTCAAGCGCGGTGCCTATTGGTGGAGCCCGTCCGAGGGTGCTTATCCGCTCTCGGCAGCGCTCGAGAGCATCAAGCACCAAGGCGGCTGGATCGAAACCATCCCTAACCCGAATTACAGACCCAAGGGGCTGTTCGGGTAG
- a CDS encoding ArdC family protein, which produces MARSRTPKFDASEVITNEIIRIIERGVLPWRKPWTAGGSSRPLRVGGEPYQGVNNFLLTMRTVMAGHSSPFWMTLPQANALDAKVRKGEKSSVVVYYGQSRKDAGGEDDRSDGDDRSEEARIFRFQKSYRVFNACQIDGLPDSFYPDPEPVPEHPPSEPIPHMQAFFDAIDITTVFTGTEAYYLPPVDKVYMPSITRFQDPRNFYGVWAHELAHATKAPHRLNRDFGFSKFGNTSYAREEIVAELTSVFLGQTLGFTAHTLEMNAAYLHNWLRVLRSDKGAIFRHAADAQRACDYLIARSEVGRAGRSAEAA; this is translated from the coding sequence ATGGCCCGATCCCGCACGCCCAAATTCGATGCCTCCGAGGTCATCACAAACGAAATCATCCGCATCATCGAGCGCGGCGTCCTGCCGTGGCGCAAGCCCTGGACCGCAGGCGGCAGCTCACGCCCCCTGCGCGTGGGCGGCGAACCCTACCAGGGGGTGAACAACTTCCTGCTGACGATGCGGACCGTGATGGCGGGCCACAGCTCTCCCTTCTGGATGACTCTGCCTCAGGCCAATGCGTTGGACGCAAAGGTCCGCAAGGGCGAGAAATCCTCTGTCGTCGTCTATTACGGCCAAAGCCGGAAAGACGCGGGCGGCGAGGACGACCGCAGCGATGGCGATGATCGCTCCGAGGAAGCCCGCATCTTCCGCTTCCAGAAATCCTATCGCGTGTTCAATGCCTGCCAGATCGATGGCCTGCCCGACAGTTTCTACCCTGACCCGGAGCCCGTACCCGAGCATCCGCCGTCCGAGCCGATCCCGCACATGCAGGCGTTTTTCGATGCCATCGACATCACAACCGTCTTCACGGGCACGGAGGCGTACTATTTGCCCCCCGTGGACAAGGTCTATATGCCATCCATCACGCGGTTCCAGGACCCGCGCAATTTCTACGGGGTCTGGGCCCATGAGCTGGCCCATGCCACGAAAGCCCCACATCGACTGAACCGTGATTTCGGGTTCTCGAAGTTTGGCAACACGTCCTATGCGCGCGAGGAGATCGTCGCGGAACTGACCTCGGTGTTCCTGGGTCAGACGCTCGGCTTCACGGCGCATACGCTCGAGATGAATGCCGCCTACCTCCACAACTGGTTGCGCGTTCTTCGGTCGGACAAGGGTGCGATCTTCCGCCATGCCGCCGATGCGCAGCGCGCCTGCGACTATCTGATCGCCAGATCGGAGGTGGGCAGGGCAGGGCGCAGTGCCGAGGCCGCCTGA
- a CDS encoding VIT1/CCC1 transporter family protein produces the protein MSRLSHSEIHMVHRIGWLRAAVLGANDGLVSTASLVVGVAAAGSGKPEVMIAGLAGLMAGAMSMAAGEYVSVSSQTDAEQADLARESRELEETPEAELEELTRIYVERGLDRDLAEKVAVQLTERDALGSHARDELGISETVTARPVQAALVSALTFAVGAVLPLIVVLLVSEAQIAPLVAGSTILGLAVLGGLGASAGGAGVVRGATRVTLWGALAMAATAGVGALFGVAVG, from the coding sequence ATGAGCCGTCTATCACATTCTGAAATCCATATGGTGCATCGCATCGGCTGGCTGCGGGCCGCCGTTCTCGGCGCCAACGATGGTCTTGTCTCGACCGCGAGCCTCGTCGTCGGCGTCGCCGCAGCCGGGTCCGGCAAGCCCGAGGTCATGATCGCCGGGCTGGCCGGGCTTATGGCTGGCGCGATGTCGATGGCGGCGGGGGAGTATGTCTCGGTCAGCTCGCAAACTGACGCCGAACAGGCGGACCTCGCCCGAGAGAGCCGTGAACTCGAGGAAACGCCCGAGGCCGAGCTCGAGGAACTAACCCGGATTTATGTTGAAAGGGGGCTGGACCGCGACCTGGCGGAAAAGGTTGCCGTGCAACTGACTGAACGTGACGCGCTCGGATCGCATGCGCGCGACGAGCTCGGCATTTCGGAAACCGTTACCGCCCGCCCTGTCCAGGCGGCTCTGGTGTCCGCACTGACCTTCGCCGTTGGGGCGGTGCTGCCCCTGATCGTCGTGCTGCTGGTCTCGGAGGCGCAGATCGCTCCCCTGGTGGCGGGATCGACGATCCTTGGCCTTGCGGTTCTTGGCGGATTGGGCGCTTCGGCCGGCGGCGCAGGCGTCGTCCGTGGGGCCACGCGGGTCACGCTATGGGGAGCGCTTGCAATGGCGGCGACAGCCGGGGTCGGTGCGCTGTTCGGGGTCGCCGTAGGCTAG